The DNA window AGAGTGGAAGGGTGGATCCCCAGTTTCTCTGAAAGGGCGGCCATGGTCATGGGACGGAGAGGCTCCTTGGAGAGAAAGAAGCCGCTTTGACAGCTTAAGATCTGTTCCGCAAGAGAAAAGAGGGTTTTCCGACGCTGTTCAATGCAGGTGAAGAGAAACTGGACCCGCGAGAGCTTTCCCTCGAAATATTTGCTCAGTTCCGGGTCTTTGGCAGTCTGCATCATTTTTATATAATAGTCGTTCAGGTGATAGTTTTCCACCTAGTTATCGTTCAGCGAAATCTGCCAGTTCCCTTCAAAATAGGAATAAATAATATCCGGGATGACGAAATGATCCTGGCCGGATGAAAGCCCGGACAGGGGACGTGGATTCAGCACCCGGATGCGTTCCATGCATTTGCGCACAGAAGCGGTGGAAAGGTTCAAGGCGCGGGAGATGGAACTGATCCGCCCCAAGGCCATATCTTCCATATGGTTTTGGATCATAGCCTTCATAGGTTCATACTCTTTGGAAGATTCATCAAGCTGGCTGATAAGGCAGGAAGTAAGATCTGGAGAGAAGATCCCCGCAGGCTCCAGAAGCCGCAGTTCCTCCAGGCATCGGGAGATGGTCTTGGCATCGGCGTTAGTCTGCTCCTGGATCTCTTCTATAGAAAAGGGGAAATATCCATTTTCATCCAGGCAGTTGGTCAAATATTTTATCAAGGCCCACTCCGCCTTGCTGTAACGCTTCATATCCAATTGATTTAAGAGAAACTGCTGGATCGTCTCTTCTTCCGAGCAGGGGATGTCCCCGGGTTTCTGCTGGTCCTGACGGGACAGAGCGGCGGCGTAGGCCGGGGGCGCATCCGTTTTGGCAGGGTTTGCTACCGTCTCCGTATAATCCAGAAGAGGATTCTCCAGATACTCATCCTGGAGAAACTGATTGAGTTCCACACAATCGTAAGCCAGTACGTTTAAAGACTGGATCTGAGCGTGAGAAAGGGTCTGTTTTTGCTGTAATTTTAAGTCGATCTGCATCCTGTGTCCATCCTCTCAAAAGTCTCTGCAAAGACTATTATAGCACATGGCCGGAAGGGGCAAAAGCGGTTGTTTTAAGGTCTGATTTATGATAAACTGGAACAATATTTTGACCATAAGGATCAGCCAAAACGGGGCGTGGAAAGAACAAGCTTTCCACGCCCCGGATTATACTATGGGCCGTATTAATTGCGGTCAGGTTTATTTGCTCTCTAAGATTTTGTCTACACTGACCAGTTTGACGCTTAAGATAAAGATCTCTGTAGCCAGCTTCAGTTCCTCTACTGTTGGGTAGGAAGGAGCAATACGGATATTGCTGTCATGCGGATCTTTGCCATAAGGGAAAGTGGCTCCGGCAGGAGTCATGGCAAGTCCCGCTTCTTTAGCTTTGGCTACGATCTTCTTGGCACAGCCGTCCATGGAGTCAAAGGAGATGAAGTAACCGCCTCTGGGAGCGATCCAGGAACCGATGCCAAGGCCTCCAATTTCCTTCTCCAAGGTCTCCAGTACGATATCGAATTTAGGACGCATGATATCCGCGTGTTTCCTCATGTGTTCTACCATCCCATGGATATCTTTGAAGAACCGGGCATGGCGAAGCTGATTGAGTTTGTCGTGGCCGATGGTCTGGATCTTCATCTGCTGCCTGATCTCAGCTAAGTTAGCATCGGAAGCGGCGATGGCCGCGATCCCTGAACCGGGGAAGCTGATCTTGGAAGTAGAAGAATACTTGTAGACCATGTCCGGATGGCCTTCCTTCTTACATTCCATCAGGATTTCCAGAAGATAATCCTGCTTATCCTCATAAAGATGGTGGATGCCGTAAGCGTTATCCCAGAAGATACGGAAATCTTCCGCCGCGGGATTCAATTTGGCGAACCGATGTACCGTTTCGTCAGAGTAGGTGATGCCCTGAGGATTGGAATACTTTGGAACGCACCAGATTCCTTTTACGGAAGGATCCGTGCTGACCAGTTCTTCCACAATATCCATATCCGGGCCTTCCGGTGTCATAGGAACGGGAACCATCTCAATGCCAAAATATTCAGTAATAGAAAAATGACGGTCATATCCGGGGACCGGACACAGGAATTTTACTTTATCCAGCTTGCACCAGGGAGTGCTGCCCAGCACACCGTGAGTCATACAGCGGGCAACGGTATCGAACATGACGTTCAGACTGGAATTGCCAAAAATAACGATATTGTCCTTAGGGACTTCCATCATGTCGGCCAGAAGCTGTTTAGCCTCTTTGATGCCGTCCAGCACGCCGTAGTTGCGGCAGTCTACTCCTTCCTCACAGACAAGGTCAGAATCGCTGGTGAGCACATCCATCATCCCCATAGACAGATTAAGCTGCTCTGTAGACGGTTTTCCTCTGGACATATCCAGTTTCAGGCCTTTGCTTTTTTCCTTCTCGAACTGCGCTTCCAGTTTGGATTTCAACGCCAATAATTCTTCTTTTGATAATTCACTGTAGGGTGTCACGCTATCATCCTCCATCCATCATATTCCTTATTATTTCTGCAAAACACAGGTTTCAAACCCTGAAACCCGGCGTCATTTCAATATTCTATCACAAATTGAAAAATCGTCAATGGATTCTTGCAAAAAATAATAAAAATATCGTAAAAATATTAAAAACCAAGTTTGATTATGAAATATCAAGCAAAAAATAATTCAAAAATAAAAAAGAGAAGAAGAACAGAAAGTTAACAGGAGTTTATGGTACAATAAATGTAACGATTTGGAAAGATAAAGGGTATTACTTATGAAGAGAGAAAATGAGGGGGAATCGGGAAAAGTCCAGACAGATCCGGCGCGCGCGCTGGAGATCTACGGAGATATGGTATACCGGATCGCGCTGCTTCATATGAAAAATAAAAGCGATGCGGAAGATGTATTCCAGGAAGTGTTCCTGCGGCTTGTCCGGCATAGAGGAAAGATTCTGGGAGAAGCCCATCTGAAACACTGGCTGATCCGGGTCGCGGTCAACTGCTGCAAGAAGCAGTTCGCAAACGCGTACCGGAAACATACCATCCCCATGGACCGGGAAGACCGGGCAGAACTTTCTTATGAGATGCCGCTGGGAGAAAACAGCGTGTGGGAAGTCGTATGGACTCTGCCGGAGAATTACAGGGATGTGATCCATCTATTTTATTACGAACAATTTTCGGTAAAAGAGATCGCGGGACTTCTGGAACTTACAGAGAGCGCGGTCAAGACCAGGCTGTCCCGCGCAAGGGATATGCTGCGGGAACGGTTAGAAGGAGAGAGGGAATGAAAGAAAACCAAAAGGAAAGTTTGTGGGAATATTCATATCGGCTGGAAACAGAGAATATCCATGTGCCGGAATCGCTAAAGGACAAAACGCTGGAGGCCATGCGGCAGGCCATGGAAGAAGAACCAAAGCGGCGCAGGAAGAAGAACTGGGCGGCAGCCGGGATCCTGGCGGCGGCAGCCTGCCTGTGTCTGGTGCTTCTGGGAAATTATACAGGATTGCTGGGGGAAACTGGCGATGAGATCCATGTTGCCAAGGTTGCGGAGCAGGCGGGGCAGTGGGAACTGGAGATGAATCTTGGGCAGGCAGGAAGCAGTGAAGAGGAAGAAGAGGCGCGGGATGGGATTTCTGTTCAAGAGGTTCCTTCCGCTAAGTTTCTTCCCCAAGGATTGTGGGAGGCGGATACAAGCTACGTGGAAGGCCGGGAAGTGAAGATCGGCAAAGATCCGGATCAATCCTGCTGGTATGCGGCCTGGAAAAGCGAAGACGTCTATTACTTTGCGGAAGGG is part of the Lachnospiraceae bacterium KGMB03038 genome and encodes:
- a CDS encoding aminotransferase class I/II-fold pyridoxal phosphate-dependent enzyme produces the protein MTPYSELSKEELLALKSKLEAQFEKEKSKGLKLDMSRGKPSTEQLNLSMGMMDVLTSDSDLVCEEGVDCRNYGVLDGIKEAKQLLADMMEVPKDNIVIFGNSSLNVMFDTVARCMTHGVLGSTPWCKLDKVKFLCPVPGYDRHFSITEYFGIEMVPVPMTPEGPDMDIVEELVSTDPSVKGIWCVPKYSNPQGITYSDETVHRFAKLNPAAEDFRIFWDNAYGIHHLYEDKQDYLLEILMECKKEGHPDMVYKYSSTSKISFPGSGIAAIAASDANLAEIRQQMKIQTIGHDKLNQLRHARFFKDIHGMVEHMRKHADIMRPKFDIVLETLEKEIGGLGIGSWIAPRGGYFISFDSMDGCAKKIVAKAKEAGLAMTPAGATFPYGKDPHDSNIRIAPSYPTVEELKLATEIFILSVKLVSVDKILESK
- a CDS encoding sigma-70 family RNA polymerase sigma factor; translated protein: MKRENEGESGKVQTDPARALEIYGDMVYRIALLHMKNKSDAEDVFQEVFLRLVRHRGKILGEAHLKHWLIRVAVNCCKKQFANAYRKHTIPMDREDRAELSYEMPLGENSVWEVVWTLPENYRDVIHLFYYEQFSVKEIAGLLELTESAVKTRLSRARDMLRERLEGERE